From the Streptomyces sp. NBC_01216 genome, the window TGGCACACGAGTTCGCGCCGGTGGTGCGGGTCAACGCGATCGCTCCGGCGGTGGTGAAGACCAGGTTCGCGCAGGCGCTCTACGAGGGCCGTGAGGCGGAGGCCGCCGCCGCCTACCCGCTCGGCCGACTCGGTGTCCCCGAGGACATCGGCGGCGCCGCCGCGTTCCTTACCTCCGCCCAGTCGGAATGGATCACCGGCCAGACCTTGGTGGTCGACGGAGGTATTTTTCTCAACGCCGGTGTCGAGTGACCGATAACCGGACAGTTTGCTGATTTCCTGACCGGATTGGCCCTGGTTTTTCATGTCATGCCTAAAGTGCCCCGTCCGGGTCGAACATTGACCTGGCGGGGCGCTGCGGTATGGTCGCTCGACCCATGGCTGAACGAGGAGCGTGCACGTGTTCAACCGGACCAGTCTGCAGGCCGCTGCAGCCCTTGCGTCCATATCCCTGGTGTCCGGATGCAGCCTGATTTCGGGTAGTGAATCCACCGGGGAGCAGAGAATCGTCATCGGTACGACGAGTTCTCCCACCACCCTCGATCCAGCCGCTGCCTGGGACAATTCCTGGGAGCTTTTCCGGAACGTCTTCCAGACGCTGGTGAGCTTCCCGACGGGCAGCACCGCGCCGCAGTCCGATGCGGCCGACTGCAAATTCAAGGACACATCCAGCCAGGTCTACGAATGCGTGCTCCAGGAGGGCCTGAAGTTCTCCAACGGGCACACTCTGGACGCCAAGGCGGTCGAGTACTCCATCGAGCGCATCCGCACGATCGCCCACGAGGGCGGTCCGAGCGGCCTGCTGGGCGCCCTGGACGAGATCGAGACCGTCGACGACCGCACGGTGGTCTTCAAGCTGAAGGAGCCGGACGCGACGTTCCCCTTCGTCCTCGCCACTCCGGCGATGTCGCTGGTCGACCCGGCCGAGTACCCCGCCGACAAGCTCCGTGAGGACGGGAAGCTGGTCGGCTCGGGCCCCTACCTCCTCGACGAGTACGTCGAGGGGAACAAGGCCGAGCTGACGAAGAACCCCAGCTACAAGGGATTCGCCGACCGCAAGAACGGTGGCGTGACCATTCGGTACTTCAAGGAGTCCGAGCCGATGGTCAACGCGCTGAGGAAGAAGGAGATCGACGCCACCTACCGCGGTCTGACCGCGGAGGAGGTCATCGGCTTCCAGGACGACAAGCCCGAGAACGAGGGGCTCCAGCTTGTCGAGTCGCCGGGCTCGGACATCCGCTACCTCGTCTTCAACACCAAGGACCCGGCTATCGGGAAGGCGCCGGTCCGCAAGGCCATCGCACAGCTCGTCGACCGCAACGAACTGGTGGGCAAGGTCTACCAGGGCACGGCCGAGCCGCTGTACTCCATGATCCCCAAGGGTATCGTGGGGCACACCACCGAGTTCCTCGACCGCTTCGGCGAGCCAAGCGCCGACAAGGCCCGCGCGATTCTGCGGGATGCCGGGATCACCGAGCCCGTCAAGCTGACCTTCTGGTTCACCACCGACCGGTACGGCTCCGGCACGGCTCTCGAGTTCGCCGAGCTCAAGCGACAGCTGGAGGACTCCGGACTCTTCGAGGTGACCCTGCGCGGCAAGCCGTGGAAGGAGCTCTCGGCGGGCTTCAAGACCGGTAAGTACCCGGTCTTCGGCCGCGGCTGGTCCCCCGACTTCCCGGACCCGGACAACTTCATCGCGCCCTTCGTCGGCAAGGACAACGTGCTCCAGACGCCGTACGAGAGCCCGCGGATCACCGAGGAACTGCTCCCGAAGTCCCGGCGGGAGAGCAACCGCGGCGCGGTCATGGACGACTTCGAGGCGGCCGAGGAGATCATGGCGCAGGACGTCAGGCTGCTGCCGCTGTGGCAGGGCAAGCTCTACATCGCGGCCAGCGAGGACATCGGTGGGGCCGAGCGCGCGCTCGACCCGCAGACGGTCATGCAGCTGTGGGAGCTCAGCAAGCGGGCCAGCTGGTAGGGCGTCCGCCGGAACCCTCGACGCGGATCGATGTCAGTGGCCCCCGGTAGGTTCCGTGTTCGTACGAAACGCATTCCTACCGGAGGTTGTTGACGTGACCGACACCGACATGCTGCCCGCGTCCTGGAGCGGCGTCCTCGGCGAGGAGCTGG encodes:
- a CDS encoding ABC transporter substrate-binding protein; the protein is MFNRTSLQAAAALASISLVSGCSLISGSESTGEQRIVIGTTSSPTTLDPAAAWDNSWELFRNVFQTLVSFPTGSTAPQSDAADCKFKDTSSQVYECVLQEGLKFSNGHTLDAKAVEYSIERIRTIAHEGGPSGLLGALDEIETVDDRTVVFKLKEPDATFPFVLATPAMSLVDPAEYPADKLREDGKLVGSGPYLLDEYVEGNKAELTKNPSYKGFADRKNGGVTIRYFKESEPMVNALRKKEIDATYRGLTAEEVIGFQDDKPENEGLQLVESPGSDIRYLVFNTKDPAIGKAPVRKAIAQLVDRNELVGKVYQGTAEPLYSMIPKGIVGHTTEFLDRFGEPSADKARAILRDAGITEPVKLTFWFTTDRYGSGTALEFAELKRQLEDSGLFEVTLRGKPWKELSAGFKTGKYPVFGRGWSPDFPDPDNFIAPFVGKDNVLQTPYESPRITEELLPKSRRESNRGAVMDDFEAAEEIMAQDVRLLPLWQGKLYIAASEDIGGAERALDPQTVMQLWELSKRASW